A genomic stretch from Rubripirellula reticaptiva includes:
- a CDS encoding dienelactone hydrolase family protein yields the protein MQRTVSRFLLVASTLVLACIFLPSNEVLAEIQTETVVYQDGDITLEGFAAWDSEKVNGKAPGVLVVHQWMGLTDYEKGRCKQLADLGLVAFALDIYGQGVRPANPGEAGAMAGKFKQDRDLYRRRLNLGLAQLVDRDNVDANRVASIGYCFGGTGVLELARSGADLAGVVSFHGGLDSPSPEDGKSITAKILVCHGADDPFVPSADIEAFIAELNSANVNWQMDSYSGAVHSFTQPMAGNDNSKGAAYNQQADHRSWLAMQLFFQELFDMKMPLVQP from the coding sequence ATGCAACGCACCGTGTCCCGATTCTTGCTCGTCGCGTCGACGCTCGTTCTCGCCTGCATTTTTCTACCCAGCAACGAAGTGTTAGCCGAAATCCAAACTGAAACGGTCGTCTACCAGGATGGCGACATCACGCTCGAAGGATTTGCCGCCTGGGATTCCGAAAAGGTCAACGGCAAGGCCCCCGGTGTGTTAGTCGTTCACCAGTGGATGGGGCTGACGGATTACGAAAAGGGTCGCTGCAAACAATTGGCCGATCTCGGCTTGGTCGCGTTCGCGCTCGACATTTACGGACAAGGCGTTCGTCCAGCCAACCCAGGGGAAGCCGGTGCGATGGCAGGCAAATTCAAACAGGATCGCGATCTCTATCGTCGGCGACTGAACCTGGGACTCGCTCAACTGGTTGATCGCGACAACGTTGATGCCAATCGAGTCGCATCGATCGGGTACTGTTTTGGTGGCACAGGAGTCTTAGAACTGGCCCGCAGCGGTGCCGATCTCGCCGGTGTGGTTAGCTTTCACGGCGGGCTCGATTCGCCCAGCCCCGAAGACGGCAAGAGCATCACCGCCAAAATCCTGGTTTGCCACGGTGCCGATGACCCGTTTGTCCCTAGCGCGGACATCGAAGCTTTCATCGCCGAACTCAATTCGGCCAACGTCAACTGGCAAATGGACAGCTATTCCGGCGCCGTCCACTCGTTCACTCAGCCCATGGCCGGCAACGACAACTCCAAAGGCGCCGCCTACAACCAACAGGCGGATCACCGATCATGGCTGGCAATGCAATTGTTCTTTCAAGAACTATTCGACATGAAGATGCCGCTAGTTCAGCCGTGA
- a CDS encoding zinc metallopeptidase → MSDPFFLLLLFGIPAISGLVSRQMRKRFVQFSSDPMPLTGQQAAERMLFENGITDVQVISTPGKLTDHYDPRNKTVNLSQVVFSQSNVAAVAVATHECGHAVQDATGYAMLSLRSKMVPMLKVSNIALPVLAFGGAAVSQMAGNHGTAILCFFALGLPALFSLITLPVEFNASRRALNWLEEVGIAKDDQYLSARKALFWAAMTYVVAALGAIIQALYFAKIFLGRGRH, encoded by the coding sequence GTGAGTGATCCGTTCTTTTTGCTGCTGTTGTTCGGCATTCCTGCGATCAGTGGTCTGGTGTCGCGGCAAATGCGAAAGCGATTCGTTCAGTTTTCGAGCGACCCGATGCCTTTGACGGGACAGCAAGCGGCCGAGCGGATGTTGTTTGAAAACGGGATCACCGATGTTCAAGTCATTTCGACACCAGGGAAACTGACCGACCACTACGATCCGCGCAACAAGACGGTGAACCTAAGCCAGGTGGTTTTCTCGCAGTCCAACGTAGCTGCCGTTGCCGTCGCCACGCACGAGTGCGGGCACGCGGTGCAAGATGCGACGGGATACGCGATGTTGTCGCTGCGTTCCAAGATGGTGCCAATGCTGAAGGTCAGCAACATCGCCTTGCCGGTATTGGCGTTTGGCGGCGCCGCGGTTTCGCAAATGGCGGGCAACCATGGGACCGCGATTTTGTGTTTCTTTGCTCTCGGTTTGCCCGCCTTATTCAGCCTGATCACGTTGCCCGTCGAGTTCAACGCCAGTCGCCGTGCGCTCAACTGGCTCGAAGAGGTCGGCATTGCCAAAGACGATCAATACCTTTCAGCCCGTAAGGCTTTGTTTTGGGCCGCGATGACTTACGTGGTGGCCGCACTCGGCGCGATCATCCAAGCCTTGTACTTCGCAAAAATCTTCCTCGGCCGCGGCCGCCACTAG
- a CDS encoding sensor histidine kinase, with protein MGLLPCLRRGSDRWWLPRSGDVTDVIGRILLRHRRGSGASHGGPRDGVDRAVANTDVVFRSRVAHAIAADPPLLIFTALGWPDEQADPSDLADWLIDHATSRFASGDAFMGAPQITAALQTQWRRLRSHFQTLPIDRWMDDAALWLELAGPKVSQTWQQQWPSVVSHSSGAVVAEPTTTDDLLAQLARTMQQAQSYEESFDRVLRKSKLGAIKQLAYGLSHEINNPLANISTRAQQLQRGETDPGRVATLQRIVDQVYRAHEMISDLMFYANPPSAIRSRCDLNQVLGRVADSFRDEATRQSIRLEVSTPDEPTEVVVDENMMVEATAALVRNAIDAVGCQGTVVISLVRESGRIMIHVADSGPGLSDNARKHAFDPYFSGREAGRGLGLGLCRAYRVARLHLGDVTLAGGPIGCVATITLNDFSV; from the coding sequence ATGGGTTTGTTGCCCTGTTTGCGACGCGGTTCGGACCGCTGGTGGTTGCCGCGAAGCGGCGATGTTACCGATGTGATCGGCCGGATCTTGCTGCGACATCGTCGCGGCTCCGGTGCATCGCATGGTGGGCCGCGTGATGGCGTTGATCGCGCGGTGGCGAATACGGATGTGGTGTTCCGTTCACGCGTGGCACACGCCATTGCGGCCGACCCACCGCTGTTAATCTTCACTGCACTCGGTTGGCCTGACGAGCAGGCCGACCCGAGCGATCTGGCTGATTGGTTGATCGATCATGCTACATCGCGTTTTGCGAGCGGCGATGCTTTCATGGGCGCGCCCCAGATCACGGCTGCTTTGCAGACGCAGTGGCGAAGACTGAGATCGCACTTTCAAACCCTGCCCATTGATCGTTGGATGGACGACGCGGCCCTGTGGTTGGAATTGGCCGGACCAAAGGTGTCCCAAACGTGGCAGCAGCAGTGGCCAAGTGTGGTGTCGCACTCTAGCGGTGCAGTGGTTGCCGAACCGACGACGACCGATGATTTGCTGGCTCAGTTGGCGCGGACGATGCAGCAGGCCCAGTCATACGAGGAATCGTTTGATCGAGTGCTTCGAAAAAGCAAACTTGGGGCGATCAAACAACTGGCTTACGGGCTCAGTCACGAGATCAACAATCCGCTAGCGAATATCTCGACTCGCGCTCAACAATTGCAGCGAGGCGAGACTGATCCGGGACGCGTGGCAACCTTGCAGCGGATCGTCGACCAGGTCTACCGGGCTCACGAGATGATTTCGGATCTGATGTTTTATGCCAATCCGCCATCAGCAATCCGGTCACGATGTGATCTGAATCAAGTGCTCGGTCGGGTGGCGGATTCGTTCCGCGACGAAGCAACGCGTCAATCCATCCGGCTGGAAGTTTCGACGCCGGATGAGCCCACCGAAGTCGTGGTGGACGAAAACATGATGGTTGAGGCAACTGCGGCATTAGTCCGAAACGCAATCGATGCAGTGGGCTGCCAAGGCACGGTTGTCATTTCGTTGGTGCGTGAATCGGGCCGGATCATGATCCACGTCGCCGACAGTGGCCCCGGTTTATCCGACAATGCTAGGAAGCACGCATTTGATCCGTATTTTAGCGGTCGTGAAGCAGGTCGAGGATTAGGACTGGGGCTTTGCCGTGCTTACCGTGTTGCCCGTCTTCACCTGGGCGACGTTACACTGGCGGGCGGCCCGATTGGATGCGTGGCAACGATCACGCTGAACGATTTTTCAGTTTAA
- a CDS encoding response regulator translates to MTTKTVFTTGEAAKICKVSQQTIIRCFDNGSLKGFRVPGSKFRRIPREQLYLFMRDNGIPTDALENGKKKLLIVDDDQDLVDLMKDGFERDGRFEIRTANNGFDAGMGVKEFRPDLVVLDVMLPDINGKEVCQRVRNDPTMDMVKILCISGMVEHSKVDALRVAGANDFMQKPFSIDDLVSRACDLLEIDRGVVN, encoded by the coding sequence ATGACCACTAAAACGGTCTTCACGACAGGCGAAGCGGCCAAGATTTGTAAAGTCAGCCAACAGACGATCATACGTTGTTTCGACAACGGATCGTTGAAGGGCTTTCGTGTCCCCGGAAGTAAGTTCCGTCGGATTCCTCGCGAACAGCTTTATCTGTTCATGAGGGACAACGGCATTCCCACGGATGCACTCGAAAACGGCAAGAAGAAATTGTTGATCGTCGACGATGACCAAGACTTGGTCGACTTGATGAAAGACGGATTCGAACGCGACGGGCGATTCGAAATTCGCACAGCGAACAACGGCTTTGATGCCGGTATGGGCGTGAAAGAATTTCGGCCTGACCTGGTCGTGCTTGACGTCATGCTTCCCGACATCAACGGCAAGGAAGTTTGTCAACGCGTTCGCAACGATCCCACAATGGACATGGTCAAGATTCTGTGCATTTCGGGGATGGTCGAACATAGCAAGGTCGATGCCCTGCGAGTTGCCGGCGCGAATGATTTCATGCAAAAACCGTTCTCGATTGACGACTTGGTCAGCCGGGCTTGTGATTTGCTTGAAATCGATCGAGGCGTGGTCAACTGA
- the mnmG gene encoding tRNA uridine-5-carboxymethylaminomethyl(34) synthesis enzyme MnmG has product MTANVYHYDVIVIGAGHAGTEAAAAAARLGAKTALLTTNLDTVGQMSCNPAIGGVAKGQIVREVDAMGGLMGEAIDATGIQFRMLNLRKGPAMHSPRAQADKRAYQSHIKLRIESQDNLDLRQETVEDLITESVDGRTRIVGIKVRGDAVYRAGAVVLTTGTFLQAIMHTGTSQTAGGRGGEGTTSGISGALDRLNFEVDRFKTGTPPRINARTIDYSKLDEQPGDVDPQPFSFLTGKLNVEQVSCHITYTNDAVHELIRANLDRAPMYSGQINSRGPRYCPSIEDKVVRFADKSQHQLFLEPEGHDTQEVYVNGISTSLPRDVQDQMFRMIVGLENASIMRYGYAVEYDFCPPTQLWPHLEAKTVDRLFFAGQINGTTGYEEAAGQGLIAGANAALTVAGKPTWVPTRDQAYIGVLVDDLVTAGTDEPYRMFTSRAEYRLLLRQDNADRRLTADADKLGLITAHRRDTFADKLLQIDKAIAILKEARIERTAGDVYLRRPEIDWPAICALIPELNSIDPFAAEQVLHDVKYAGYINRQKMDVEKQHRLAGKKIPPSFDYQKISSLRNEAREKLSKVRPLSLDQAKRISGITPADIALVMAHLDH; this is encoded by the coding sequence ATGACCGCCAACGTTTACCACTACGACGTCATCGTGATCGGCGCCGGACATGCCGGAACAGAAGCTGCTGCTGCTGCGGCTCGCTTGGGGGCCAAGACGGCTCTGCTTACCACCAATCTGGACACCGTCGGGCAGATGTCGTGCAACCCAGCGATCGGCGGAGTCGCGAAGGGGCAAATTGTCCGCGAGGTCGACGCGATGGGCGGCCTGATGGGCGAAGCAATCGATGCCACCGGGATCCAGTTTCGGATGCTGAATTTGCGCAAAGGCCCTGCCATGCATAGCCCGCGTGCGCAAGCCGATAAGCGCGCATATCAATCTCACATCAAGTTGCGAATCGAATCTCAAGACAACTTGGACCTGCGTCAGGAAACCGTCGAAGATTTGATCACCGAATCGGTCGACGGCCGGACTCGCATTGTTGGCATCAAGGTCCGTGGCGATGCGGTCTACCGAGCCGGCGCGGTGGTGTTGACCACCGGCACATTCTTGCAAGCGATCATGCACACCGGTACCTCGCAAACGGCTGGTGGCAGAGGAGGAGAGGGGACCACGTCAGGAATCAGTGGCGCGCTGGATCGCCTGAACTTCGAAGTCGACCGTTTCAAGACTGGCACGCCGCCGCGAATCAACGCGCGAACGATTGATTATTCCAAACTCGATGAACAGCCCGGCGACGTTGACCCTCAGCCGTTCTCGTTCTTGACGGGTAAGTTGAACGTCGAACAAGTGTCGTGTCACATCACTTACACCAACGATGCCGTTCACGAATTGATCCGTGCAAATTTGGATCGCGCGCCGATGTACAGCGGCCAAATCAATTCACGCGGTCCGCGCTATTGTCCATCGATCGAAGACAAAGTCGTACGGTTTGCCGACAAATCCCAGCACCAATTGTTTTTGGAGCCCGAGGGTCATGATACGCAAGAAGTCTACGTCAACGGGATCTCGACCAGTCTTCCGCGAGACGTTCAGGACCAGATGTTTCGCATGATTGTGGGACTCGAGAACGCTTCGATCATGCGCTACGGCTATGCCGTCGAGTACGATTTTTGTCCGCCGACTCAGCTATGGCCGCACTTGGAAGCCAAGACCGTCGATCGATTGTTCTTTGCTGGGCAAATCAACGGCACAACCGGTTACGAAGAAGCCGCCGGTCAAGGTTTGATTGCCGGAGCAAACGCGGCGCTGACGGTGGCGGGAAAGCCGACGTGGGTGCCGACTCGCGATCAAGCCTATATCGGCGTGTTGGTGGACGATCTGGTCACCGCGGGAACGGACGAGCCGTATCGAATGTTTACCAGTCGCGCCGAGTACCGGTTGCTGTTGCGACAAGACAATGCCGACCGGCGACTGACCGCAGACGCAGACAAGCTTGGTTTGATCACCGCACATCGCCGCGACACGTTCGCAGACAAGCTGTTGCAAATCGATAAAGCGATTGCGATCTTGAAAGAGGCGCGAATCGAACGTACGGCAGGCGACGTTTACTTGCGACGCCCCGAAATTGACTGGCCGGCGATCTGTGCATTGATTCCCGAACTCAACTCAATTGATCCGTTCGCTGCCGAGCAGGTTTTGCATGACGTGAAGTACGCCGGGTACATCAACCGTCAAAAAATGGATGTCGAAAAACAGCATCGGCTGGCTGGCAAAAAGATTCCACCCTCGTTTGATTACCAAAAAATTTCGTCGCTGCGAAACGAAGCACGCGAGAAGTTGTCGAAGGTGCGCCCGTTGTCGCTGGACCAAGCCAAGCGAATTAGCGGCATCACGCCGGCCGACATCGCGCTGGTGATGGCGCACTTGGACCATTGA